The genomic DNA atatacatacaaaacaAAGCATGCATGGATAGGACCTCAACAATCGACATTCACTCCATTGACATTTAAGATTTGTTTGGTTGAGAGGAAAGAGAACAAAAAATTGAAGAGATagaaaattaaaaagatgaaaaatataatttttctttttataggTGTACTTAGTAGAAGAGAcggaaaaatgaaaagaaaattattaCTTGGTAAAGGTGAAAAtaggaaggaaagaaaataaaacctttaaaaatatataattttaaagtaAGATGTTAATTTCTCTCATCATTTCAATATTTGGAAAGTTTAATTTTTATGGATTAGGATAAAAAAATCatctttttcatattttttttcctttgttttcttcCCTACAAGACGCACTCGCAATTCATTTTCTTtccaatttctttttctttctctcgtCCTTGTACTTTTTCATCTAAGCAAATGCACCGTTAATCTCACCTCAAATTATTATACATTctaaaaaaatcacaaaaaaaaaaacaaacccaAAATTCAAAACACACTAACTTTCATTGACTCTAAAGGGAAaaccttttaaaataaaaataaaaattgaagaaaccctaaacACCCCTCTCAAAAAAACCAACTTTATTTATAAAGAAGGAACAAAAAAAAGTGGTGGCATTTTGGTGATTTGACAGTAAAACAAAAGGTAATTTAGGTACAAAAGTTTATCAACATAAGGCAGTAGCTTCTTCCTCAATTATTCTGAGCATATTGTGAACTGCACCTGCTATGTTATCTACTGAGTTCAGTTGGCATCCTTCTTCAACCTGTCATTTTACCATGTGAAGATcaataatttatttgctaaaattatatataataagaTGAATTTACCTTGACACTGATAGAGTAGAGAATTAATGTATCCATGGATGTGACATTGAGGTGAAGGATGGAAAGGTAAAGTGAGTGTAAACCAGCAACAAGCTTGGGAAGCTGCTTGTGAACTTTTCGTGTGAGGATTCGAAGGTTAGCATGAGTTTGGATCAATGTCACCTCGATATCCGCTATTGATGCCTTTGTTTTTGGTGTATGTTTGTTGGGGATCTGTGACCAAGTGTATTGAGGGTGCGTGAAGAATTGTGCAAACGGTGGTGACGACGATGATGATAGCAATGACTTGTTGGTTTCTACACGATGCTTTTGAGCTTCAAGTGTTTGCAGAAGATGCTCAAGTTCCTTCACAAACTCTATAGCTCCACCTACTATGGATGCTTGATCACCCTACACATGCAACAATTATTTTAttctacatacatacatacatagaaGAGAGGGGAAGAAAGAGACAAACCCTTTGAACATAAGATTCAGGCATGAGGGAGCGTAGAACAGTGAGATGCTCATTCATTTGCTTTC from Gossypium arboreum isolate Shixiya-1 chromosome 9, ASM2569848v2, whole genome shotgun sequence includes the following:
- the LOC108454077 gene encoding transcription factor bHLH71-like → MALETLSSNELLNFIIYDTIFATPCSSHHHESLVTDFSMENSFSSLEQARNSGNALSCLPMVTPKCRSKGMERSNLAVQGRKKRRRKPRVCKNKAEAETQRMTHIAVERNRRKQMNEHLTVLRSLMPESYVQRGDQASIVGGAIEFVKELEHLLQTLEAQKHRVETNKSLLSSSSSPPFAQFFTHPQYTWSQIPNKHTPKTKASIADIEVTLIQTHANLRILTRKVHKQLPKLVAGLHSLYLSILHLNVTSMDTLILYSISVKVEEGCQLNSVDNIAGAVHNMLRIIEEEATALC